From a single Paenibacillus sp. FSL W8-0426 genomic region:
- a CDS encoding FAD-dependent oxidoreductase, giving the protein MTKQVDAAIIGGGIAGSSLAIDLARKGWSTLVLDQKVFPRHKSCGEFMSPETGQMLAMLGLAELSRELQPAIIREAALIFEHGARVSMPLPGEAWGISRYALDLKLHEAALEAGAEIWEGCKVEGIAEIRSERSRYPLENTAYRLNVDHHGQSCIIEARVAFGAWGSRRPSRLLPANDKNAVKGKTARRTTMGQHPDQVGVKLHYEGITGGEAVELYFCEGGYVGIAPIEKQRLNVAALLDLRTVQKWGKSVAEIIDAAASTNKALADRLEGGIPIADTSTAQSPVRITSRPEPWGTVPHIGDAAMVIPPLCGDGMSIALRSALQASSVAELYLNGSISHDGWKRKHISRLQREFGRVLKVGGLLQAASRVPILTKMAPGALRLFPPLRGWMVRATRLKETER; this is encoded by the coding sequence TGGACCAGAAGGTGTTCCCCAGACACAAATCGTGCGGGGAGTTCATGAGCCCGGAAACCGGGCAGATGCTGGCCATGCTGGGGCTGGCCGAGCTGTCTCGAGAACTGCAGCCGGCCATCATTCGGGAGGCTGCCTTGATCTTTGAACATGGAGCCCGCGTCAGCATGCCGCTCCCTGGGGAAGCATGGGGCATAAGCCGCTACGCCCTTGACTTGAAGCTGCATGAGGCTGCTTTGGAGGCGGGCGCGGAGATATGGGAAGGATGCAAGGTAGAAGGCATTGCCGAAATCCGGAGTGAACGGAGCAGGTATCCTTTGGAGAATACGGCGTACCGGTTGAACGTTGACCATCATGGACAATCGTGCATCATCGAAGCGCGGGTTGCATTCGGTGCGTGGGGCTCCCGCAGACCGAGCCGTCTGCTTCCGGCCAACGATAAGAACGCCGTAAAGGGAAAAACGGCCCGCAGAACGACAATGGGCCAACATCCCGACCAGGTTGGGGTAAAACTCCATTATGAAGGGATCACGGGCGGCGAGGCCGTCGAATTGTATTTCTGCGAGGGCGGTTACGTCGGAATTGCTCCGATCGAAAAACAGCGGCTTAACGTCGCCGCCCTGCTGGATCTGCGGACCGTTCAAAAATGGGGGAAAAGCGTGGCCGAAATCATCGATGCGGCAGCATCCACGAATAAGGCCCTCGCCGACAGGCTCGAAGGAGGCATTCCGATTGCGGACACGTCCACGGCCCAGTCTCCTGTCCGGATCACCTCCCGCCCGGAGCCATGGGGAACCGTGCCGCATATCGGTGATGCCGCCATGGTCATCCCGCCGCTGTGCGGGGACGGGATGTCGATTGCGCTCCGCTCGGCGCTTCAGGCAAGCAGCGTCGCCGAGCTGTATTTAAACGGAAGCATTTCGCATGACGGTTGGAAACGAAAGCATATCAGCCGATTGCAGCGCGAGTTTGGAAGGGTGTTAAAGGTTGGCGGACTGCTGCAAGCAGCTAGCCGGGTGCCGATTCTAACAAAGATGGCTCCCGGAGCCCTTCGGCTGTTCCCTCCTCTGCGCGGCTGGATGGTGAGGGCAACACGTCTGAAAGAAACGGAACGATGA